The following proteins are co-located in the Desulfobulbaceae bacterium genome:
- the lptC gene encoding LPS export ABC transporter periplasmic protein LptC, which yields MTHRQSWQIPLLILLSLPLWQSFAASFLTIEQGAVSPPVRQDKSFTLEGVTFSQATKGIQDISLQAQRLHSTNDNNTVTLEKVNANRVGTNPLHIVSGSAVYDPDREVVTLLDGVLIEAADLIIKTPFLRYLIKYETIKSAGEVSISGDEMSLSGTSFMYNVNTAAMRVGKRVHFLYTPVQP from the coding sequence ATGACACACCGCCAATCATGGCAGATCCCCTTGCTGATCCTGCTGTCCCTTCCCCTTTGGCAATCCTTTGCCGCGAGCTTTCTGACCATCGAGCAAGGAGCAGTCTCTCCGCCTGTGCGTCAAGATAAAAGCTTTACCCTGGAAGGCGTTACATTTTCACAAGCAACCAAGGGAATCCAGGACATCTCCCTTCAAGCTCAACGACTCCACAGCACCAATGACAACAACACCGTCACTTTGGAAAAAGTTAACGCCAACCGCGTAGGAACGAACCCCCTCCATATCGTGAGTGGAAGCGCTGTATATGACCCAGACCGAGAGGTTGTGACCCTGCTGGATGGTGTGCTGATAGAGGCGGCTGATCTCATAATCAAGACTCCGTTTTTGCGCTATCTCATCAAATATGAAACCATCAAAAGCGCCGGCGAAGTTTCGATAAGTGGCGATGAAATGTCACTCAGCGGAACCTCCTTCATGTACAACGTAAACACCGCCGCTATGCGGGTCGGCAAACGAGTTCACTTTCTCTACACCCCTGTTCAGCCTTGA